The sequence aaaaaacaaaaatagacagaGCACAACTGATGTTAAGCAGCTTCAAGAACATACTGCATAGACTGCATGAGTTCAGTTGATTTACAAGTTACCTTTGTCTGAATATTTGTTAAAATCATTACTGAATTTATAGCCTGgtaaaaacaatacttttcactgatAGATCCTTGGTAGTCTGGGACTTTTGCTCACTTTTCTTTTGACCTAAATGCTGACCCATGTTCCTGGCCCATGAACATTTCTATCTTTTGAATGTTTATCCATACCATTTATCCCCATGATGGCACCATTTTGTAAAGCAGTAACAGCAGAAATTAAAGTTATGCGGCCAAGTTTTTAAGGAAAAATGGTGTTAAATGGCTTAAAAATTCCACCTTTTAACTATGTTGGTATCCGTTTTACAATCAATTACATTACAATCAATTGAGTAACTGATATAAGTGCCCTTTTAATGCCCTTAGCAAAACTGATCACTGAGATGCACAAATATTCCTTGTGCCAGGTGCGCAATGGCAGGAAATGTATCATTTTCTCAGCTGAGACATCATAGCACATTTACTGTTGTGTGAATGCGAAATTGGAATGGACAGTGACTGTGTTCTACTCAAATTCTTGCCTGCACCTGCACAGATCAGAAAGTTTTAGTGTAATCTCAATGAAGAAATTTGGGGCCACAGTTTCCAATAATTGTTTTGAATTGCCTTTTCACTTAGAGTTTAAGTGTAAATATGTTTTTTGTCCCATCTCACACTTAAATTAcatcaaatattttgttttaaaataggtAGAGTTCAACATTATTTCGAATCAATCAGTTTGCATTTTAATGAAGTGTTTTTGCCAATAAAATAGGCAAGTTGCAATTaacatctttgtaatttttaaattcactttggTGGATAAGAGGGTTGTGAAGTAGACCAGCATTGTTTACCCATCCAAATTGCCCTTCACTGTTGTGGTGAGTTGTCTTGTTGAACCATTGCAATTCATTTGTTGTAGGTTCACCCGCAATGCTGTTAGCGATAggttttcaggattttgacccaacaatagtgaaggaatggcaatatatttctgttGTGATTGCAACTATGTAGATCTTGTTGACTATGAAATtcttgactggggttgttaacctgggccaatcaaggagccctgactGACCAAACAAGTGACCCATCATGATGGCTGATGAGAAGAAAGCACAGCAAACCTTTAAGAAGGGTGCAATGAAAATCTTCAAGAAGGCACCATTAAAGGACAGCAAGAAGAGGAGCAAGTCCAGGAAAGAAAGTTACTCCATCTACATCGACAAAGTAATGAAGCAGGTTCACCCTGATATCAGCATCTCCTCTAAGGCCATGAGCATCATGAACTTGTTTGTCAATGATATTTTCAAGTTCATCACTGGAGTGGCTTCCTGCTTGACCCATTTCAATAAGTACAACACCATCAGCTCCTGGGAGATCCAGACCACTGTGTGTCTGCTGCTGCTTGGGGAGCTCACCAAGCTCATCGTGTCAGAGGACACAAAGGCTGTGATCAAGTATACCAGCTCCAAGTGAAACACCACACTGTACTGAAAGATAACAACAAGGGAAGGGacccttttgtggtgcagtggtagtggtttgagaaacccaggttcaagtccaacttgCTCCagaaatctctgaacaggttaattaagaaaatctctgaacaggttaattaagaAAAATctgttaaattaaaagaaaagaaaagtatATAAACAGGTGATTTAGAAGCTCCTCAGTTCAAGACTGACTCTGTGCTAGCTGTCCACAGCCAGTGTATTGTGCACAAGCAaataaaggtgacttggtgacaggataacgGCCTttatgcagttatttcaatttCTAAGCCAGGATGGTGACTGTcttggagaggagcttgcaggTGATAGTTCTTGTGTTGTTCTTggccttttagatggaagtagtcatggtttggaagttgctgccgaaggagccttggtgagtttctgcagtgcatcttgttgatgataCCTACTGCTCCGACTGTGCGTCAAGGAGTTGACAGTTATGTTGAGCAGGCAGAAAAGAAGAGTTGAAACCTGGGGCAAATCAGCCATCATTTTGGCCTAGTCCagatcctatttcttatgttcttgtgatAGGCCTCACAGGTATTAGAAACATTAGATGTGGGGTGTCATAGACTGGCCCTTCCACTGACATCTATCCATTGGATATTCAAACAATGTGACAATGCTACAAAGTGAAGCTTACTGTCTGTTGCTATCTAGTCTATCAGTGCAATGTTAACTATTTTTCTTTCACCTTTCTTCAGGACCTTTGCCATTCATGGACCCTATTAAAGCGGATTCAGATGGGCACAATTCTCCAACTGAAGCAATTTCACAATCTCCATCATGGAACTTGGCAGACCAACTGGGTCAGTTCAGGGAGTTAGAGGAAAGAACCAAAAAGAAAGAACTTACACTTATAGAATGCCTTTGATGATATAGGATATCCTATTGTACTTTCCATAGtatgaagcattttaaaaatgtaactttatTGTAAAGCATGGTATGCagtttccaatttattttcagCAAGCTGTACACCAATAAGATAATAAGCAGATAACTTGCTTTCAAAATATTGATTGAAGGATGACTGTTAACCAGAACACAAAAAAATGCTATCCAGTCCATCTTGAACTTTTACTGTATGCTCTTTTACAGCAACTTGAAACAGCAGGTGAGGCTTTCAGTTTATCACTTCTTCCAAAAGGTATCACCTCTAGCAGTGTCGAACTCCAGTATTACATTGAAGTGGTAACTTAGGTACTGTCTGTGGAATGGATCTTGAACTCATGACATCTGACTCAAGAGGCATAAGTATTACTTACTGAGTCATACCAAACACCTGTCATACACTCAGCATGAGTGAGGAAAGGTAGGGGGCAATGGAAAGGGCAGTCAAGGAGACAGTTCACCCGAAACCAAGCTTGAGGAAAAACAGATATCCTGATTTCAGGGTTCCAACCTAACCAAACAAAATTCCTATCCAAATGCATGCAATATGATGTGGGAGAAAACCCTATCAAGGGCTTCCAGTACCATTTATGAAAGCTTAGAGAAGTCCCCATTCAGCCAGTTTAACATTCTATTCAAAGGCTTCAGTATTCTATATCCAGAGTTAAGCATGTACATTGATACAGTCAGACTTTCAAATCAAGTGTCTGTCTTGCCAGCTTTTCATCTTGGTGATAGCTCAAATTGCTGTTGTTCAGTCCCACAACTCTAACCACCTTGAATAACCTTAAAGACACCTCTGATTTCCTGAAATCTACTTTCTCACAGATATGTATGAGTGATGAGTCACAGCCCTGAGGGAATGGCAATGGCGCAATAGGAGTGGTAAATCTAGCCATCCCCCAGGATGGCAGCATGTCTGTTGCATTTCTATAccttcaataaatatctggcatAATTCCAACTGGATAGTTTGTCTTGATTATCCATACTCAAGGTACTACAGCCAACAGTTGGGCTCTTTATGGCcccatttttaatttttcattaGGTACCTCAAGTAAATGGCAATATCATTTCACCAGATATCCTGCAGCCACTGAGAGAGCATGTAATAGAAATCACAACATTATAAGTGAACAGAAGTTTGTGAAGAGATGATAATAttatgataatgtcactggattggcAGTCTAAAGGCTCAGACAATGTTTTTGGGACATGCACTCAAATCCCATCTCAGCAACAAATGGAGTTTGCACTCAGTCATAAAATCTGATTTGAATTGTCAATGATAATGGCTATGACAActgtcattgattgttgtaaagtcCCCATCTAGTTCACACACTATTTTTAGGCAAGTAAACCTGCCTTTCTTATTTAAtgtggcctacatgtcactctaGACCCACCCCAATGTGGATTACCTTCACTGACCTCTAAAAATATTTAGCAatcaagagtaattagggattggcaatgtcaggctcctacttattgactacagctccactcTCAAtgccataattccaaacaaattcGTCTCTAACGCTGAGATGTAGGTCTTGGCTGCCCCCTCTGTAACTGAATCCTCGACTTCCTGAaccatagaccacaatcagtaagcaTAAGTGACAACACCTTGTCCACCACAAACCTCAAGACTGGTGCCCTGCAAGGCTATGTACTCAGCctcctactatactccttatacacgcACGAATAGGTGCCAAATTTCACCCCAACtctatttacatgtttgctgACAATGCCACCATTGTAGATTGAATCTccaacaatgacaagacagaataaTGGAAAGAGATTGCTTAGAAGCATGGtgaaaagacaacaatctctctatTAATGTCAGCAAAGTGAAAGAGCTTCAGGAAGTGGAGGGCACACCCTTGTCTGCATCTATCATGCTGTGGTAAAGTTgattgagagcatcaagttcctgggagtgatgatcaccaacaatctgtcctggtccagactgatgcaacagtcaagaaaggaCAACAATGTCTCTGCTTGCTCAGGAGACTAAGAAAATATGGCTTGTCTACAAGAACTGTTAATAATGTTTATAgctgcactatagaaagcatctTATTTGGATGCATTACAGCGTGATTTGGCAACTGCTGTttccaagaccgcaagaaactacagagagttgggaacacagtccatcacacaaaccaacctatCATCAATTGACTACACCTATagttcctgctgcctcaggaaagcaatcaacataatcaaagccCAGCCCACCATGGCTACACTCTCTTCCACcgtcttccgtcaggcagaagatatagaagttTCAATACACGCAAGAAATTTGAGAATAGCTTCTCACCGGCtattttgaacagacctctcaaattttaatgttgatctctctctctgcactttctatgtggctgtaacactgtacccTGCACTTTGATCTGCtcccctaatgcactttgtaaggTACAATCTGCCTGCAGAGCTCACAAAACAACACTTATCACTatctcggtacacatgacaacaataaatcaaacaacaAATTATGGCTTTGCCATTAATGCTCATATCACATTAAagaatataaatattttaaaattacagcacagaagtccATTTAATCTATTCTGCCTAAATTTGCTCTTTCAagaaacccattctcctgcactTTGTATACACTAATACAATTGTCTTCTCTCAAGTTctcatttaattattttttgagtgttgttgaatcAGCTTCCAGTATCCTTTCAGACTGTAATTCTAGGTCATTCTCATTTCCCATcattaataaaaagaaattgatGAATTAAACTCCAGGTACACAGATGTGTGAAATATTATTTTAAGGCTATAATAGTTTTAGTcattaaattattcatttttacTAATTTTGAAGTTTTATTTCCAGTATGATTTCAGAGCAAACTCTGAGTCTGCTATGTCAGGAGGTTTTTTTAATTAAATGATAAATGTTCTTTCATGCAGAGTTGAAGAACTGCAAAGATGGTAGTAAAGTTTTCTTTTAGATAAAAAGGTATATTGTGGACTGCTTGAGAGGAACAGGTCAACTGAAATGCTTTGCAGGCAACTCATTCCTGCCATTCCTGCTTATTGCACTGAACCTTCCTTTTCTGCTCCCTCCTTGGATTCAGCCGGATATTCCTTACATGGTGTGTGATCCAATTCGAGTTTCTTTTCCATGTGCAGACTTCTGAAGGTTATGTGATTTAACAAACTACCAAAAGTAAGATTACTTTTGGGGTTTCACTAATGTATCCCTCAGATCTAGGCAAATGCCTAACATTGCTTCAAGGGCTGAAGTGTATATGATCATTAGCCAAATGAACTTGGATATATCTCATCCCTGTAAGTATTTTGGGATTATGGAAGAATATCATAAGCAATGTTTGTTGGGGTAACCTTTTAAAATTCCATGATTTGTGAAATAGTGGGTCCAGGGAATGGTGTGGTTGATGGTGAAGAACACGGGAATCATGACAGATGTCTGAAAAGCTACAATACTCTTGTGTATTATTTAATGGGCAGCAGCATGTTAATGGAATAAAATCCCTTGCAATGAATGAATCTGTTGTTATGGTGCCATTATGTTTTTTTAGGAAACCAGCTCCTGTGTGTATCTACAGGCTCTTTCTGTCTCCGTCATTCGCAAAAGTACACAATGGTCCTAGCAAAGGATCATTAGATGATCTGCTTGTTACTGACTCAGCACTGCTAGAAATTACCAATATTATCCTGGAAAGAGCCAAAAGAAAGGGCAGTGATTAGTTGCATTGCCACAGGCAAAGCACGGTCATATGGCTCAGCAGGCAATAAGTGTATTTTCTGGACATTTCAGGAATCCATGACAAGATTTCTTGAGAAACATAGTCTGCGCTGCTCCTCAGGCAATTCCAAATAAAGTGATTTTAAGCCTGTAAACTCCCATGGGCCACATTATTCCTTTCTTCAAGCAGTCCTGCTGTTGCTTGTATTTTGCTTGCCAGTGACTGTTGTTTCTCTTCCTCCATTTTGAGCACTCTCAGAATAACATTCATCAAGTGCTGTGGGTGTATTGAAAAAGTTAAGCAAAATAAGCTCCAAAGCAAACACTCAACACAAGCCTGCAAAATGTAACAGCAAACAGATACATGTGATGCATCAGGATCATACTAGCCTTCAGAGGATTATGATTTACAGGAATTCATAAAGCTCCTACCTTCTTTGAAGTGAAGCATTCAATGCCTAAAATAATTATTTA comes from Chiloscyllium plagiosum isolate BGI_BamShark_2017 chromosome 7, ASM401019v2, whole genome shotgun sequence and encodes:
- the LOC122551929 gene encoding late histone H2B.L4-like, with translation MADEKKAQQTFKKGAMKIFKKAPLKDSKKRSKSRKESYSIYIDKVMKQVHPDISISSKAMSIMNLFVNDIFKFITGVASCLTHFNKYNTISSWEIQTTVCLLLLGELTKLIVSEDTKAVIKYTSSK